A section of the Zygosaccharomyces rouxii strain CBS732 chromosome B complete sequence genome encodes:
- the CAR2 gene encoding ornithine-oxo-acid transaminase (highly similar to uniprot|P07991 Saccharomyces cerevisiae YLR438W CAR2 L-ornithine transaminase (OTAse) catalyzes the second step of arginine degradation expression is dually-regulated by allophanate induction and a specific arginine induction process not nitrogen catabolite repression sensitive), whose amino-acid sequence MPLSSADTVKLEQEYSAHNYHPLPVVFHKAQGAHVWDPEGKEYLDFLSAYSAVNQGHCHPKIVEALIDQAQKLTLSSRAFSSDVFAEFAQYVTKFFGYEMVLPMNTGAEAVESALKLARRWGYEKKGIPSDEAIILGAEGNFHGRTFGAISLSTDEEDSRKNFGPFLENTSAHCPTTHKPIRYGVAEDLEDILKVKGDKVAAIILEPIQGEAGIVVPPKDYLVKVQAMCKKYNVLFICDEIQTGIGRTGKLLCFEHSGVKPDVVLLGKAISGGMLPVSCVLSSKEILLTLTPGSHGSTYGGNPLASRVAIAALDVVKNENLVQRAHDLGLFLQNELLKLQKESKGAIAEVRGVGLLTAIVIDPTKANGRTAWDLCLLMKDQGVLAKPTHEHIIRLAPPLVISEEDLRKGVDAIRESLIKLPTAPISSH is encoded by the coding sequence ATGCCACTTTCTTCCGCTGATACCGTCAAATTAGAACAAGAATATTCTGCTCACAACTACCATCCCTTACCAGTTGTATTCCATAAGGCTCAAGGAGCGCACGTTTGGGATCCTGAAGGCAAGGAATatttagattttttatCAGCATACTCGGCTGTCAATCAAGGTCACTGTCATCCTAAAATTGTAGAAGCACTTATCGATCAGGCTCAGAAGTTAACATTATCGTCAAGAGCTTTCTCTAGTGATGTATTTGCGGAGTTTGCTCAATACgtaaccaaattttttggCTATGAAATGGTTTTGCCAATGAATACCGGTGCAGAAGCTGTTGAATCAGCACTTAAGTTAGCCCGTAGATGGGGGTATGAGAAAAAGGGAATTCCATCAGATGAGGCTATTATCCTTGGTGCAGAAGGTAATTTCCACGGTCGTACATTTGGTGCAATTTCGTTGTCAacagatgaagaggattcacgcaaaaattttggacCATTTTTAGAAAACACTTCTGCTCATTGTCCAACGACTCATAAACCAATTCGTTATGGTGTTGCAGAGGATTTAGAAGACATCCTCAAAGTGAAGGGTGACAAAGTTGCTGCGATTATTCTGGAACCAATTCAAGGTGAAGCTGGAATTGTCGTACCACCAAAGGATTATTTGGTGAAAGTGCAAGCCATGTGTAAAAAATACAACGTTTTATTCATTTGCGATGAAATTCAAACAGGTATTGGACGTACTGGTAAATTGCTTTGCTTTGAGCATTCGGGTGTTAAGCCTGACGTTGTTCTATTAGGTAAGGCAATTTCTGGTGGTATGTTACCAGTGTCCTGTGTTTTATCTTCAAAGGAAATTTTGTTAACTTTAACCCCCGGCTCTCACGGTTCCACTTATGGTGGTAACCCATTAGCATCTCGTGTAGCCATTGCAGCTTTGGATGttgttaaaaatgaaaatctGGTGCAAAGAGCCCACGATTTGGGTCTATTCCTACAAAACGAATTGCTAAAACTACAGAAGGAATCGAAAGGTGCTATTGCCGAAGTCCGTGGTGTAGGTCTTTTGACTGCTATTGTGATCGATCCAACAAAGGCCAATGGTCGTACAGCGTGGGATCTCTGTCTGTTAATGAAAGATCAAGGTGTATTGGCCAAGCCAACTCACGAGCACATCATTAGATTGGCACCACCTCTGGTGATCTCCGAAGAGGATCTACGTAAAGGCGTTGATGCTATAAGGGAAAGTCTTATTAAATTACCCACCGCACCAATCTCCAGTCATTAG